In Paralichthys olivaceus isolate ysfri-2021 chromosome 12, ASM2471397v2, whole genome shotgun sequence, the genomic window AAACAGTTATGACGGAAAGAAAGTCACACAGTGTCACTGGATATAGAATTATTGACCTGCCTTGAacagtaaaaatgaaatgttgtttctgatttaaaaaaaaaaaaaaactaataaaaagaaacaaaaaaaagatcatcgattcaaaacaacattttgaaaacagacATGGAGAATATTACAGCATGGAATGTAGGATTAAGAAGCGATGCGTATTAAGCGTACATTATGCTACAGTAAAAGTTACcgcttttttttctcacacgATTTTTCCCACAGATAAGCACCAACTACAGCAATCTCTAGTCTAAAACAATATAGGAGACCTTTCATTATTTGTTATCCTTATTTTTTCAAGTACAAAGTTAAAATGCCTttgttaatatatttatatgagtGAAATAATAGTTCTTTTCCGTTACTACAAGGAACTTAAAAACAGTCATTGTCGAGACGTGTTTATTTCTCTTCCAATCAAATATATTTGTCTTGATTAGATAAAATGTTTAGCACCATCGGAAACACCTAaaatccctcttttttttttattcttacaaAAGAAACAGAAGCTAAAAACACCACCATGTAGGGCTGTGCAGTGAAGTGGAGACCGTTCATCTTAAAGCTGTCCATAGGCCACTATTAAGATCACACCACATTAAATCTGGATTCACTTGATAAAACAAATCAGTAcgaaaaaaactaaagaaagatGACTTGGAGTCTCCCTCTATCTAATGCTCAGAGCAAGTTTTGAATcaaattgatttttattctcATCCTAAGATTTCTTTCTCTAATTCGATGATATATATTAGCAAAGAATTATATTTGTACATCTCATacgtaaaaaacaaaacaaaaaaacaaatgaaaaaaacagcaaccGGAAAACTCTATgtacaaaatgtacaaacatggggggggggtgttaagTACTACAtcaggagggagggggaaatAACATCTGGTTAAAATATCACAAAGCATGGAGGCTCATATTGAGCCCAGCGTGCTCGGACAAAAATTTATAGCAATAAGGTCACTTAAGAAATTAATTACATTAAGAAATTAAATTTCAAATTTTGAATCTTAAATATGATATAGATAAGCGATAGCATCTGTCTTTATTATCCTCTTTATTCTTTGAGTGTCTTCGTCAAACACTGTGTCAGTTTTTCGTTTTGACAAACCGCAGCCTAAATCCTCCATAGTTTAGCTCGAGAGGTTACAATCAAGAGAATTTAGTTTGAGAATCCAAATTCGGATCAGCACTTAAATTTGTCAACATGGCGACTACGATTCATCAGGGAAGCGGCGGAGGCCAACTGTCCTTCATAGGGgacaaaatattacaaaaagcACACGACAGAGTTCTGCAACTCCGTCGTACATTTTACAATCTTAACAGAAAGTAGACATTCTTTGAAACCGGGTAGAAACATATTGTATCGCTGCTTTAGAGCAGTCAACAATATGGGTGGtgggagaaaaggaaaaaggggTTCGGGGGTTACAAATGTCGATCCATCTACTGTACACCGAGTCAAATAACGTGGGTTTCACATATCAAAATCCATTCTTTCACTTCTATTGGCACAGCCCTACTGTATACAAAAAGTATTACACGAGGGTAGATCAGTTCACATCATGAAacgaaacaacaaaacaattcacaagaacaaatagtcttttaaaaaaaatatcaagaaaaaaagaaagtataCATataaaagtgctttataatgttGATAAAACAGCACAAAATTGCTATAAAAAAGGTAGAAGAACTTTGTGAAGCCGCACCATATTGTTGAGGATTTTTGCACCTGACAGTTTTTCAGTTTCGAGGCGCGGAGGTTGAGGCGGAGGGTGACCCGGCCTGGTCGCCCTGCCGCCCTCCAGCCGCCACGCTCACCGACAGTTGTACAGTAATGTCATTGGTCAGGATGAAACTAGAAAAAAAGTAGCTCACCACAGACTTTGATctgaagatattttttttttctttgaatgacagaaaacatcatttCCCATGTGGctagcttcacttcctgtttgtgcagATCCAGCGATTAAATGAGCACTATATTAAAAACAGTATAAAAGCTGTAAAACGCAGAAAAGAGGATATTTTGCAGTCTACTCTCCGTCACTCCCAGGTTTCCTCTGAAGTGAACTGAAGGGCACGGACGAGTTTTTTTTCCACTAAgcgtaaaaacattttttttttttcagcaccaGGTTAAAGAGCTTCGTATAGTCTAAAGTTGCAGTGCCACATGGGTTATGATGCTTCTCATCATTTTGGAGCACCATGGTATTGTAACCACATTACAGTAGTACCTTTTATTACCTTCAGTTGTGTATAGAAACTGTAAACAAAGAGGTATATGTGATCTGGTGTTTTGGATTCTCAGAGACACGGCTCTCCTGACACTGAAGAAAAATCGCCTTCCTCTGTGAGGCTCAGTAGCTGGAAGCACGGCTGCACAGCACTGGGAGTCTCgcagccccccctcccccctgacGGCACAGCGCGCTCacacagcagaaacatttcacaCGTCTCTAAACCACGTTCCGATGTTTCCAGTCGCGtctcttttgaaaaaaaaacacgtgtTAAGCACTTTTCTGTCTCAGTGAGAAGAAAGCATAGTCTCAAGTATAGCttgcacaaacaaaatcaacaaTACTTGATAACACTGCTAAAAAGGTAAAATGACATATCAAAATTAAATAGAATAAGAATTAAAATTCAAATACaagaaataatgtgaaaacTACGTCAATGTTTCGCTCACAAATTATACCGAGAGTATAACTTGAGGATCAAGGCTCTTATTTCTAGTCACAATAGACAGCTGTAGTTCTAAATGGTTCCGAGTGAGTCGCCTCGTCGCTCAAGCGCAGGCAAAGTAATCTTTGAGTGGTGCAAACAGGTGGCGGATAACCGGGACGCTCCATGACCTGCCCAGGAGCCTCTGCCTCGCCAGTCGGCTCATGTTGGACACGTCCGTGTAGTGGACCGGAAAGCCAAAGATCCTGGTGAGAGCAACCAGAGCGGCCAGGGGACGCAAGAGGAGcacagacagggaggaggacagggggACGACACAGAAAGATGGTAGTGAGGTTTGTATTTCAGAAGAAGACTGATGAGAACAGTTATTTAAAGGATGATCTCCACGTACCTCTCCATCTCAGTGCACCAGAGAATGTCCTCCTTCTCGTTCATGTAGACGGGGAAGTGCTGGTCCTTGCCCTGCTTGATGGAGTTAGACCTGGTGGTGATGGTCCTCACTTTGCCAAactgaggagagaagagtcCAGGAGTATTACCTGCTGCATGTTTGTCTTATTTCACTCACACTAAGTTCTGACTGATGGATTTTCAAAGTGTTACCTCCTCCTGCCACTGGGGGCCGCAAGTGTGCAAGGTTGTGAATTCAATCAAACTAACTAAAGTCACGTATCATGAATATATTTCCACAAACACCAGTGACTGTCACATTCTACCACACATGTTGTCACAGACTAATAACTAAGAAATGatctttactttttcttttgtcatacCAGTCAAACTCAAAGAATGTTTCTTAAACAGCTGAAATCCAACAAATGAATCCGAAACGAAGAAAACTTTCAGTCAGGACGTCCTGGATTTCTTAAGTTCTGTGTTGATCTTTCACCAGGCAATGCTTATAAACACATACCTTAGCTGTCCTGCCGTGTTCTAAACAGTCCTGGAGATCCAGCCTGTCAGTGTACATCGCGGACAAAGGCCTGAAAACGAGAGACAGCAGGAGTCACACCTTGTATTTAGACACTGGACGTCTTTTATAAAACTTTGTTGTGCATTGAATTGATGGCTGACAAACTCATTGCACAATGTTAATCTGCTGACTTTGGTCTAGAAGCCATGAATGATTTGGCTTCTCTCTCTGGTTCATGACTCAATGCAACGCATCACAAAACTCAGTTCAGAGTCATTGATCAGATCATTTTTCAGATCGgccaattaaaaataaaatagggaAACCAGTGCGGCTTTACGtttcattttttacataaagaacCTAAATAACCCTCaagattaaataaacaatatacaACTGTTAAATTAAAGTGCAACATGAGGCACGTTGATACCTTCTGCTTTTGAccaataatgaatgaataagtAGTGTTTGTCTGCACAATGAAAAAATCGGACCTGAGCTTTTAACTTCAAATTCTTTCTTTAGGTTTGATGGTTTGTTAAAGACCTGGAACAAAACACCCTCTTAGCTGTTGACCATCTGCTGCTGATTTTTCCtttcaaacaagaaaaatatatatttctaagCAGGCACTGCAACTGCAGATATTCATATCTAAAAGTAATTTTGATATTTGCTGCAGACGTGTGTCACAAAACGTTAAACAACTGGTTGGTAAATCTAATCTGCAGGTTTAACttgacataacaagacagaacttattcaattattttatatttcattgatAATAATACTGAAGGAGGCTTTAACAGATGAATTCCCTCGTTCACAGGGTTGTTTTTTCTCCATTGTGTTATGTCAAAGGCTGCTGCTTCCCTCACCATTCACACACCAACCTGTTCATGCCAGGAAGGTTACCCCAGAAGTAGCGGGCACGGTGGGCAGCGGACACCTCCTTGGCATCGATCATCACAGGGTTGCACTGAAAGAAAAGTTGAGGACAAAGACGTCAGTCAGAGAGGAGCTCTGCTTCAGATGCTCAAGTTTTCTATTTTTGCTCAGTATCTGATCTTTTTAAAgtgcaaaatatttttaaagggATCGTTGACCACTATATCTATATCAGGAGGTAAATCATAGCACATTAAATGCAGCGTATTAATGTTTTACATCAAGACTAAGAGAGTCAACCTTCCCTCCTAATGGTCAGTGTCTAACCATAATGAATTAGTGCCACAAGGGGGCATTCATAATCCGTCCGGTGTGACTCTGTGAAGATGCTGACCTCTAAAAAGCGAGAGATGTCCCTCTTATCGCTGACGCCCATGGCAACCACGTTTTCAAAGAGCCAGAAGAAAGGCCGCGCTTCCCCCTCCTTCGGCCGAGCCTCGTGGAGCAGCCTGTAAAACTCAAAGAACAGGCGGCCGGTGCCCTCTGTGGGACACAGACGGACGGTAAACGATGCTTGtagtaaaaatacacaaactgatGGTATGTATGAGTTTTCTTCAGATGATGAGaggattttctttcatttgaacTGGATGAATTAACAGAATAATATCACAAAGCGAAAGGAAAGTGTTGAGACCTACCAAAAAGACCTTTCCTCGCAGGGTTGACTATAGAAAGGTCATTGCAGGGGCTTCCTCCAATAACTAGGTCAAACGGACCCCACTCGTGTATCTGTAGACAgatgaaagacagacagataaagaaaaaaatatgttgtttcaTTGAAAGAGCAAAACACCCCTCCAACGTAAAGGTATTAcgtttttggttggtttgttatGGGCCCCTGTAGAAACACGGCAGTACAACATTCAAAGAGGTAAAACACAACTCTAAACAAAGCACCGAACAAAAGACCAGTGAACCTCAGCAAAAACATTCGACTCACATGTTTGCGCGTGACGTTCCTCACATCACCAACATACATGATGCGACCCTGATGCCGGACAATGCCCACAGTGATGGAGTCCTCACACACTTCAGAGGCTACGTAGCGATCTACTTGGATGCCAAGTTCTTTCAGCACCAGCAGTCCTGCACAGGACAGGtcgagaaaaaacaaaactcagaaACTTTAAACCTGTAACCTGTGTACAACGAAAAAATATGTCCTCTTAGATTCGTGCGAAGAAAACTGTTGATTGAAACTGACAATGATGATTCAAATCCTCCATTTACAAGAGTCTTATGTCTCCACCACGATAATGAAAATGCTGCTCTTTTAGATGGAATGGACTCAAAGTGTAAATGTACACAAACTACAGACTCTGGAGAAAGTAAAGGGGGGGGGTTCTTGTCTAACCTGTTGCTATGCCATCAAATAGCGACAGGACACGAATgggcctcctctcctccaccatgACTGGGGGGTAAAGCTTTGGTGGATCCTGAAATACAACattgagagagaaaggggaggagacgaaaatgagaaacaagacaatcagtgttttttttatcgtCAAAAGGAGCATTACTCACAAAATCCTGGTCGTGATTATTTGCGAAGAAGTGCTGCAGGCGGCAGGGCCAGTCGGTGCGACGCTCCAACAGACCGAACACCCCCTTCTGACCGCACATGTAGCAGTTCCACGGGTCCTCCTTGATGGCAGCGTGGGCGGCTCCTTGTCCGACGAGGAGGTCGACGcactccacacagaaacaccTGAACACAGGCAAAGAGAAGTTCAGGCTAGAGACCGACAGATATTTCCAATGGCTGATATTACGACCAATATGAGCGTTTCACAGATATACTGGTATCTTATGTTTGCTGATGTGCACAAGTATTAAAACGTTTTCACAGAATAAACGAtggactgtttttattttacacagaaaaCTATGCTTATTTCTAAGCTCTTCATTTTTatgattgtgttttctttttaatttatagttgtttcataaataattaatggtgaaactgtaaaatatcagtGGAGTTGAATGACTGGACTCTGCTGatttaggtttttttctttttcaatccaCTGCTATTTTCTTTCATTAGAATATCTGCCTCTTATTTTCAGTTATTCTTGATACTGTGTCTCGCAACGTCATTGCTGCTATTTAGTTATTTAGAAAAAACATCTTCCCGTTCCTGATTTCCTGTTCAGTGTGCTGCACTGTTGCTGTTTAACAGTGTTACGTCCTGttctaaaataaatcaaaaatacgACAGGATCCAGCCCAGTTTTAGGAGATTATTGTATATTCGTGACCCGTTTTTAAGGATTTATCTCCCCAGCTGGTTTTGGGACAGAGAACCTCATATAAACAAGTGATGTcagaaaatatcagaaataGGACAAATACattgttagtttttgtttcagtgGGATTTACTGTCATCAACACAAAGCAGCAAATAGCTGCAGACTTTATCCTTTAATGTGGGACGAGTGATAAACAACTGATAGTTTCTTTCTGGTTGAATTCATTTCTAAATCAATCACAGGTCAGACACAGGCCACACAGACTTTCTATTATACCTGCAGGACCAACAGTTTAAAATTAGTTTTGAGAGAGTTATCATTGAAATGTCAGATGCCATCATCTGCACACAAAGCAAACCATTGTCTGACAAGAATCTAACAAAGCCCAATCTgttctcagtgttttgtttttttctagaTTTGAATCTAATGGTCTTGACTGTGTGAGGACACTTTGATAAGACTCAACTCATATACAACCATACTTCATATAATATTAGTGATCAGCCTCTTCTCCACTCGACCTCCCAGACATTGCCCCTGTGAGATTTGTGACATCGACACAAagctgtcattgtgtgtgtgtgtgtgtgtgtgtgtgtgtgtgtgtgtgtgtgatgatggcACAGTCCTGACATCTGTACTGCAGCAACAACTGTACATTTGAAGCAGCGACACACAAAAAACTGATCTCTATTAAAAAAGAATTGAACAATTTCGATCTAATcgaatctatctatctatcattttttaaagaaaatatttggcAAAGATTCCTACATTATCATAATCAAAACCTTATGAGAGACAAGACATTTAATCgattgatattttacaatttaaccataaacttaatCATGAATAACTATACATTTAGTTATTAtccaaatgtaaaacaaatgtatagAACCTGAAAACGTcagataaatgcacatcttctctgcattgtttatttcatttaaatacaattttcatATTGGTGGATATCAACAGCCATTAACACAATATcgaacttttttttctgtattgtttattctgtaaaattaaaGGTTTTATATCGATTTTTATCGAACAGACCGATAAATCAATCACttgtctttttactttttatggtGAATATATTTAAAGCCTGCCATGATTTTCATCACCCCACCCCCAAAACACAGTAGAACCCAGAAGAAACCTCACCGGCAACAGTTGTTGTTTCCACACATGAGCACCTCTCGTCCTCCGCAGCAGATCGTGCAGTATGACTGGTAACCGTCGTCGTCATATTGATACGCGCACTCTAGGAAGCAGTTCTGTGAAAACAAGTGGTGGAAAGTCAGAGAGCAGTCTGATGGGGTCACATCAGGTGCTGCTTGAAACATGTTGCGTTCATTATTAGCTTTGAAAGGAGGACTCTCAGAATTTCAACGACCTCTGTCGCAGCTTACCTTACAGCTCTGGCACATCCCCCCAGCGAACAGTGGGTGCTCGAGGCTAACGTTCAGACTCCCACAGGAGATACAGATGTCTGCCGGAAGAGAAGTGCAATATGTCAGTGTTTAACAGGAGGATGTCAGAGAGGTGTGAACACTGCTGCACACCTCAATGAAACTATTTGAACAGCTGTGACGCAGGTCTGGATCTACCGAGCTTAGCTGGTGTGTTTGCAGAGAACACACACGGGAGCCGGTAAGGCAGCAAAAATCACGGAAATGTTATTTCTTCGTCTTTGCTCTTATCGTTTGATTAACACAGACGCGTACATTTTTTTGCTTTACTCGTCAACAATGAGGCCAAGTGCAAAGCGTCTCGGTGTTCGTCCCCCGAGAGGCCCCTCAGCACCGCCACAAGCGAGAGCACACGGAGGACACATCACTTACCCTCTATGCTGCGGCACTTTTGTCTCACTTCATAAACAAGCcgctctgaaaacacaaaacaaggtGGGAGTGATGAGAGCTGTGGGTCAACACGATCTACATTTAATGTTGTAATTGTCAACAgttcacatgttttctttcttttcaaattccaattttagttttattctcaCATAAAAAGACTCGGTGACTGATCATCTCAGAAACAAATATTATTGGTgtacaaataaaactaaaatactaTATTAAAGGTGAGTTGACATTTAAGAAAATGACTAGAAAGAGAATCTGTGTGCTTCCTGTACTCTACAGACTTTTTACAAGAAACTGCAAATGTTACTATTAGACGCCAATTCATAACCAAatcaatacaaaaaaagaatccaGCCCTGTAGTACATCaagactttttaatttgaaagatgTGTGACATCGTTTAGCAGAATATTTTCAGGTCAAAGATTCTGTGAAATTCAGTTCAGGCCTGAAACTGGGGAAATAATAATacgtttattaaaatatatcagAGCTTTAGTGGACTCacagaaatgttaaatgtaTCTGAGCGATAACATGAGAAATCAAATTATTTAGAAACCTTAGAAAACatatttcactttaatttttaatgacttttaatGATTATTGagtcatcaccaaaacatcatGCAGTTACTGAGCACATTTGGGAATTAACTCAAACAAACATCTCTTCATTGTCTGAACAGGCTTTTTGTCTGGTCACATCATTCACTTCCATCTTAAACCTGTCGCTCTAATGGACCTCTTGTCTGTACACCACGTCTTCGACCACTTACGCTGATGTACGACTGCACTGACTCCTCCCCAAGGGAAGGGACACGGAGTTCACGACTCCTTTTTAACCCAATAAATGAGGCACCTCACCTCGTGTCCTCTCGTCGATGATGTCCTTGACCTTGGGCTTCTCCACTGTGCTTTTGCGAGGTTTTTTGGCCGGAGGAGGCGTGTAGGCTGCTGCTTCTGGCTCCACCCACATCTCAGGGTACACCTCTTTGTACGGGTTACGCTCCTCTGGGGTGGGCAGCATATCAGTCAACATTGTGAATTATTTAACGTTAATCAGAGCGCAGACAAGGTCAAACACCAGAGCTTCATTATGTCGACTTACCCTCTGGTGGCTCTAAGGCCTTGGGTCCAGTGGGCTGAAATCCTGCCTTAGCCCAGTCGATCATCTGTTTGTTCAGCATGTCCACTGATTTGGACGTTTCTGTCTCATCGCTGTCAGGACAGGCCATGAAGGCTTTGCCTGCCCGGCTGCTGGCCACCTACGAAAACATGGACGACTTATATTTATCCTCAGTTTATTAATCTGCTGATTCAGAGCGATACGTGTCTCAACTGAGACGCAGCTACATACCAGTGATTACAATTATTCATACATTAGAACATTAGATTGCTTTTTATGACAATGAGGCAAATGTGGAAGCCACTTCTCATTCTTCATACTTTAAATCCACAAGCTTTCAGTTATTATGGTGCAGACAGGAGGGCTGAAGGAATGCAATTCTGTTTGCGTTATTTTGAGTGAGTAAATGACTGGATCTGCAAATGACGCTAAAATCAGAAAGCTGTTTATCATGTTCATGCAGTTTTATGGGCTGTGTATGAGGAACCTCTAGATGCCCGGAGGATGCTGTGTGATTTCTTTCTTGAgtcttaaataaaaatatatgaatccAGCACTAAATCCACTAAAGTAAGATGTAAGTTAGCGAGCTTCAGAGATGTTGGGAGGTACAGTTTTGAATTTTGGAGAAAGCAAGGCTATCCCTCTGCTtgcagtctttatgctaagctaagctaatgctTCAAACAACTGAAATATTCTTTTATTATAGAACTTTGAGGCCTTTGAGTTTTGTTTAATCGTCAAATTTTCATGATAAAATGGGAAATCAGTCAAACTGAACACATGCTTTTGAATGGCACTTCTCTTTCACTCACCTGTAGCACTTCGTAGATGGCTTTCTTGTACATGGGCTGCTTGTTGTAGGTTGGCGGGTGAAAGGCATTGTTAAAGGAACTTAAAGGCAAGAGTTTCTCTACACAGACCTGTgaataaacacagaaaacatatcTTATTATGTAAAAAGTGTCAAGAGATTAttgatttttatgtttatggTGGAACTAataacacaacagcctgttatAAAGTGTGTGGTTGTCACTATAAACAGGAGGCTGTTTTATTTAATAGAAAAATATCACCTCACACTACTGTTGGCTCTTAACACTCACCACTGAGAATTTTCCATCTCCAAACCACATGACCCATCTGGTTCCCTCGGCAGCTCTGCTCCGTCCCGTCATCCACCAGGATACGATGCGGCCTGGCCACCACGAGAACCCTCGCAGCTTCCCCCAAACCAGCTCGCCAATGCCAAAACCACGACCGTCCTGCAGCCaagataaaaagacaaatcatcCGCTCAGTATTAACCTCTGGGAACAGTTgtgaaactttttaaaaactgtctgtctgtctgtctgtctcactttctgtttctgacccaaaacattgtataataacaataatttcaGGTGATTACATCAGataatgatgaaaaacacatcAAGATTTATCATCAACAGCCCAAAACCCAATATTCAACTTTTACCATCCCACAGGacaaaaaaataacagttttagaAGTTGCATCAAGACTAGAGATGAAACAGTATTGAAATtgtaaatcaatcaaattcaaaATCAGGGGGAGACTTGCTCACTCTGGTTGATGCTgtacaaactaaactaaatcacccccccctccaaaaTGTATAGTGATGTacttatttgtattattttgacGCTCTTCACATCGATGCACTTGTGTGGTGAAAACCTTTGATTATAGCCTTTACCATGTCCGATGGCCCcacttgccccccccccccccttagcATCACCACTGCATCTCAGGACATTACTcggctcctctgctcttttctaatcactcagaCACATTATTGGCATCTTTGCTCGCTCTGGTTGACAGCTGTGTAACTCATGAATACTTTCCCAAAACATGAATGAGTCCTTGACTCCACCAGGATTAACTCGGACTTTAAACTGAATCCCTTTTCCTCTGTTGTTAAACCGTACGAGTCTATgatcaaacattaaaagatgTGAATCAAGTTTGAACTAGAGCAGATTCTTGTGCCAAGGCTAAACAATCCTACACATCTGTCTTGATATTCtaatagtaaaa contains:
- the LOC109636466 gene encoding DNA (cytosine-5)-methyltransferase 3A-like isoform X3, which translates into the protein MPSNTVTNANAAAFKGSDFTDSPGSRMGESTILDMDLMPEEKSANSSASCKIGKPGRKRKQFPVESCGAHKDGVGNSYPGVGRPSMAQVHNGDMGGHRDRTSDACFPKQEKREVENGIPRGPSSCRAEDSSQGQSPSPSQENGFLASREEHDSERDNDSLMTPHKKRGRRKLERPTKYVEHSEEDGADAVKTEAEKKAKLMSAMNAMKDHEEPETESQKEEVSIIKHPQPSKPQQQQPPPPQSHTQCPSQPQYQQQSQLPQQQQQQQHQQQLPQQQQQQQQPTDPASPTVATTPEPVAIAGGDKTCPKSADTEPEYEDGRGFGIGELVWGKLRGFSWWPGRIVSWWMTGRSRAAEGTRWVMWFGDGKFSVVCVEKLLPLSSFNNAFHPPTYNKQPMYKKAIYEVLQVASSRAGKAFMACPDSDETETSKSVDMLNKQMIDWAKAGFQPTGPKALEPPEEERNPYKEVYPEMWVEPEAAAYTPPPAKKPRKSTVEKPKVKDIIDERTRERLVYEVRQKCRSIEDICISCGSLNVSLEHPLFAGGMCQSCKNCFLECAYQYDDDGYQSYCTICCGGREVLMCGNNNCCRCFCVECVDLLVGQGAAHAAIKEDPWNCYMCGQKGVFGLLERRTDWPCRLQHFFANNHDQDFDPPKLYPPVMVEERRPIRVLSLFDGIATGLLVLKELGIQVDRYVASEVCEDSITVGIVRHQGRIMYVGDVRNVTRKHIHEWGPFDLVIGGSPCNDLSIVNPARKGLFEGTGRLFFEFYRLLHEARPKEGEARPFFWLFENVVAMGVSDKRDISRFLECNPVMIDAKEVSAAHRARYFWGNLPGMNRLVCEWPLSAMYTDRLDLQDCLEHGRTAKFGKVRTITTRSNSIKQGKDQHFPVYMNEKEDILWCTEMERIFGFPVHYTDVSNMSRLARQRLLGRSWSVPVIRHLFAPLKDYFACA
- the LOC109636466 gene encoding DNA (cytosine-5)-methyltransferase 3A-like isoform X4, which translates into the protein MPSNTVTNANAAAFKGSDFTDSPGSRMGESTILDMDLMPEEKSANSSASCKIGKPGRKRKQFPVESCGAHKDGVGNSYPGVGRPSMAQVHNGDMGGHRDRTSDACFPKQEKREVENGIPRGPSSCRAEDSSQGQSPSPSQENGFLASREEHDSERDNDSLMTPHKKRGRRKLERPTKYVEHSEEDGADAVKTEAEKKAKLMSAMNAMKDHEEPETESQKEEVSIIKHPQPSKPQQQQPPPPQSHTQCPSQPQYQQQSQLPQQQQQQQHQQQLPQQQQQQQQPTDPASPTVATTPEPVAIAGGDKTCPKSADTEPEYEDGRGFGIGELVWGKLRGFSWWPGRIVSWWMTGRSRAAEGTRWVMWFGDGKFSVVCVEKLLPLSSFNNAFHPPTYNKQPMYKKAIYEVLQVASSRAGKAFMACPDSDETETSKSVDMLNKQMIDWAKAGFQPTGPKALEPPEEERNPYKEVYPEMWVEPEAAAYTPPPAKKPRKSTVEKPKVKDIIDERTRERLVYEVRQKCRSIEDICISCGSLNVSLEHPLFAGGMCQSCKNCFLECAYQYDDDGYQSYCTICCGGREVLMCGNNNCCRCFCVECVDLLVGQGAAHAAIKEDPWNCYMCGQKGVFGLLERRTDWPCRLQHFFANNHDQDFDPPKLYPPVMVEERRPIRVLSLFDGIATGLLVLKELGIQVDRYVASEVCEDSITVGIVRHQGRIMYVGDVRNVTRKHIHEWGPFDLVIGGSPCNDLSIVNPARKGLFEGTGRLFFEFYRLLHEARPKEGEARPFFWLFENVVAMGVSDKRDISRFLECNPVMIDAKEVSAAHRARYFWGNLPGMNRPLSAMYTDRLDLQDCLEHGRTAKFGKVRTITTRSNSIKQGKDQHFPVYMNEKEDILWCTEMERIFGFPVHYTDVSNMSRLARQRLLGRSWSVPVIRHLFAPLKDYFACA
- the LOC109636466 gene encoding DNA (cytosine-5)-methyltransferase 3A-like isoform X2, which gives rise to MPSNTVTNANAAAFKGSDFTDSPGSRMGESTILDMDLMPEEKSANSSASCKIGKPGRKRKQFPVESCGAHKDGVGNSYPGVGRPSMAQVHNGDMGGHRDRTSDACFPKQEKREVENGIPRGPSSCRAEDSSQGQSPSPSQENGFLASREEHDSERDNDSLMTPHKKRGRRKLERPTKYVEHSEEDGADAVKTEGGRGRLRGGVGWEISLRQRPMPRITFQAGDPYYISKRTREEWLAKWKMEAEKKAKLMSAMNAMKDHEEPETESQKEEVSIIKHPQPSKPQQQQPPPPQSHTQCPSQPQYQQQSQLPQQQQQQQHQQQLPQQQQQQQQPTDPASPTVATTPEPVAIAGGDKTCPKSADTEPEYEDGRGFGIGELVWGKLRGFSWWPGRIVSWWMTGRSRAAEGTRWVMWFGDGKFSVVCVEKLLPLSSFNNAFHPPTYNKQPMYKKAIYEVLQVASSRAGKAFMACPDSDETETSKSVDMLNKQMIDWAKAGFQPTGPKALEPPEEERNPYKEVYPEMWVEPEAAAYTPPPAKKPRKSTVEKPKVKDIIDERTRERLVYEVRQKCRSIEDICISCGSLNVSLEHPLFAGGMCQSCKNCFLECAYQYDDDGYQSYCTICCGGREVLMCGNNNCCRCFCVECVDLLVGQGAAHAAIKEDPWNCYMCGQKGVFGLLERRTDWPCRLQHFFANNHDQDFDPPKLYPPVMVEERRPIRVLSLFDGIATGLLVLKELGIQVDRYVASEVCEDSITVGIVRHQGRIMYVGDVRNVTRKHIHEWGPFDLVIGGSPCNDLSIVNPARKGLFEGTGRLFFEFYRLLHEARPKEGEARPFFWLFENVVAMGVSDKRDISRFLECNPVMIDAKEVSAAHRARYFWGNLPGMNRPLSAMYTDRLDLQDCLEHGRTAKFGKVRTITTRSNSIKQGKDQHFPVYMNEKEDILWCTEMERIFGFPVHYTDVSNMSRLARQRLLGRSWSVPVIRHLFAPLKDYFACA